A single region of the Carassius gibelio isolate Cgi1373 ecotype wild population from Czech Republic chromosome A14, carGib1.2-hapl.c, whole genome shotgun sequence genome encodes:
- the LOC128027804 gene encoding fructose-bisphosphate aldolase B gives MTHQFPALSTEQKKELSTIAQRIVATGKGILAADESTGTMAKRFQKINVENTEENRRSFRDILFSVDNSVSEYIGGVIFFHETLYQKSHQGVLFPKVIKDKGIVVGIKVDKGTAGLAGTDGETTTQGLDGLSERCAQYKKDGCDFAKWRCVLKISDSCPSALSIAENANVLARYASICQQNGLVPIVEPEILPDGDHDLQRCQYATEKVLAAVYKALSDHHVYLEGTLLKPNMVTAGHSCTKKYTPQEVAMATVTALRRTVPAAVPGICFLSGGQSEEEASVNLNAMNQLPLQRPWKLSFSYGRALQASALAAWKGQAANKKAAQDAFVTRAKINSLASKGEYKPSGQADQASRQSLFTASYVY, from the exons atGACACATCAGTTTCCAGCTCTCTCTACGGAGCAGAAGAAGGAGCTTTCCACAATTGCCCAGCGCATTGTGGCTACTGGAAAAGGCATTCTGGCTGCAGATGAGTCCACAG GCACCATGGCAAAGCGTTTCCAGAAGATAAACGTGGAGAACACTGAAGAGAACCGCCGCAGCTTTCGTGACATCTTATTCTCTGTAGACAATTCAGTCTCTGAATATATTGGTGGTGTCATCTTTTTCCATGAAACACTGTACCAGAAATCCCACCAGGGAGTTCTGTTTCCAAAAGTCATCAAGGACAAGGGCATCGTAGTTGGTATCAAG GTGGACAAAGGCACAGCAGGACTGGCTGGTACCGATGGAGAGACAACCACACAGG GACTGGACGGTCTGTCTGAACGCTGTGCCCAGTATAAGAAGGATGGATGTGACTTTGCCAAATGGCGTTGTGTGCTTAAGATCTCTGACAGCTGCCCCTCTGCTCTCTCAATTGCTGAAAACGCCAATGTTCTTGCCAGATATGCCAGCATTTGCCAACAG AATGGCCTAGTGCCTATTGTAGAGCCTGAGATCCTCCCAGACGGAGACCATGATCTGCAACGGTGCCAGTATGCCACTGAGAAG GTCCTGGCGGCTGTGTACAAGGCTCTCTCGGACCACCATGTGTATCTGGAGGGAACTTTGCTCAAGCCAAACATGGTCACCGCTGGACACTCCTGTACCAAGAAGTACACCCCTCAGgaggttgccatggcaacagttACTGCGCTCAGACGCACCGTGCCAGCTGCTGTCCCGG GCATCTGCTTCCTCTCCGGTGGTCAAAGTGAGGAGGAGGCCTCTGTGAATCTGAACGCCATGAACCAGCTTCCTCTGCAAAGACCCTGGAAGCTGAGCTTCTCTTATGGCCGTGCTCTGCAAGCCTCGGCTCTCGCTGCATGGAAGGGACAAGCAGCAAACAAGAAGGCTGCACAGGATGCCTTTGTCACACGTGCCAAG ATCAATAGTCTTGCATCAAAAGGTGAATACAAACCCTCAGGTCAGGCTGACCAAGCATCTAGACAGTCCCTTTTTACTGCCAGCTATGTCTACTGA